The Fulvivirga ligni genome window below encodes:
- a CDS encoding SDR family oxidoreductase, with protein MKDKVVIITGGSSGIGLALAEIFGSHGSKIMITGRKKEALDEAVAKLQQQNIEVTGFQSDVSKEEDNKAMAEEAIKHFGRIDILINNAGISMRALFSELDLSIVKKVMDINFYGALYATKYCLPEIEKNQGSVVGISSIAGYRGLPGRTGYSASKFALQGFLEVLRTEMLKKNVHVLTACPGFTASNIRKSSLTADGSHQGESPRAEDKMMTAEECAMHIYKATKKRKKFLTLTTQGKLTVFLNKWAPGFMDKMVYNVMAKEENSPFK; from the coding sequence ATGAAAGATAAAGTAGTCATCATCACTGGAGGATCATCAGGAATAGGTTTGGCTTTGGCTGAAATTTTCGGAAGTCATGGATCAAAAATCATGATAACCGGCCGTAAAAAAGAAGCCCTTGATGAAGCCGTAGCCAAATTACAACAGCAAAACATTGAGGTTACCGGTTTTCAGTCTGATGTAAGCAAAGAAGAAGATAATAAGGCCATGGCTGAAGAAGCCATCAAGCATTTTGGACGCATTGATATATTAATAAACAATGCAGGTATATCTATGAGGGCCCTATTTTCTGAGTTGGATCTTTCTATAGTGAAGAAAGTAATGGATATTAACTTTTACGGAGCACTTTATGCTACAAAATACTGCCTTCCGGAAATAGAGAAGAACCAGGGTTCTGTAGTGGGCATCTCCTCTATTGCAGGCTACCGCGGTCTACCTGGCCGAACTGGTTATTCTGCTTCCAAGTTTGCTTTACAGGGTTTTCTAGAGGTTTTACGTACTGAAATGCTCAAGAAAAATGTGCATGTACTTACGGCATGCCCAGGGTTTACCGCGTCTAATATCAGAAAGAGTTCACTTACTGCCGATGGAAGCCATCAAGGTGAATCGCCACGAGCAGAGGATAAAATGATGACAGCTGAAGAATGTGCGATGCATATTTACAAAGCCACCAAAAAGCGTAAAAAATTCCTAACTCTAACCACTCAGGGGAAACTGACCGTATTCCTTAACAAATGGGCACCTGGGTTTATGGATAAAATGGTGTATAACGTAATGGCTAAAGAAGAGAATTCACCATTTAAATAG
- a CDS encoding lysophospholipid acyltransferase family protein → MFMLKWLSRLPMWMLYALSDIMYVLVYYVLGYRKKVVYSNLRNSFPEKSNAEIKAIAKSFYKGFMDFNMETLKAFTISEKELLKRVQFTNVPEVEPQARANQSILVMASHQFNWEWALLAGCLVLPFPVDAVYQRLKNTGFNDIMLKTRGKFGGQPIDKNQILRAILKTKHRLRALGIVADQSPRRNSPKYWTEFMNQETAFYIGSEQIAQAANFPVYFFRVTKPKRGHYEVELVKLADPPYDKQSHNILEAYIKETERLIRDQPEGYLWSHKRWKLKRDQEK, encoded by the coding sequence ATGTTTATGCTGAAGTGGTTATCCCGGCTCCCCATGTGGATGTTATATGCATTATCTGATATAATGTATGTGCTAGTGTATTATGTGCTGGGCTATAGAAAGAAAGTGGTCTATAGTAACCTGCGAAATTCATTTCCTGAAAAGTCCAATGCCGAGATTAAGGCTATTGCAAAAAGCTTCTACAAGGGCTTTATGGATTTTAATATGGAAACACTAAAAGCATTCACTATTTCAGAGAAAGAGCTGTTAAAACGGGTGCAGTTTACCAATGTGCCCGAGGTGGAACCACAGGCAAGGGCTAATCAATCGATTTTGGTTATGGCCTCTCATCAGTTTAATTGGGAGTGGGCTCTACTGGCGGGCTGTTTGGTGCTGCCATTCCCTGTCGATGCTGTATATCAAAGGCTGAAGAACACTGGATTTAATGACATCATGCTCAAAACCAGAGGTAAGTTTGGTGGGCAGCCTATTGATAAGAATCAGATATTGCGAGCCATACTTAAAACAAAGCATCGATTAAGGGCGTTGGGCATTGTTGCTGATCAATCACCGCGCAGGAATTCTCCGAAGTATTGGACAGAATTTATGAACCAGGAAACGGCCTTTTACATTGGTTCTGAGCAGATTGCTCAAGCGGCTAATTTTCCTGTTTACTTTTTTAGAGTTACCAAGCCAAAAAGAGGTCACTATGAAGTAGAGCTAGTAAAGCTTGCTGACCCGCCCTATGACAAGCAAAGTCACAACATTCTTGAGGCCTATATCAAAGAAACTGAAAGACTCATTCGCGATCAACCGGAAGGATATTTATGGTCACACAAAAGATGGAAATTGAAGAGAGATCAAGAAAAGTGA
- a CDS encoding DEAD/DEAH box helicase — protein sequence MKVSAAQPFQIIYSLYQHEYLGYLFESFVVHLDDKGKLTLQHQNISAKNAKEFKSGLDNTDYELIELMDSMQQGAVIKYFNKKNVKPEEFFPKIYDSSKGNEMLQSEIENYMERRRAKVLERLQGKWVFEMGNDGEPAWKQIEVLDKKATVLFHFRRNDDNTHYFPTIKYDGEKVDFQYNGAYIICKSPAWMVLDGKLYSFEKDVDGKKLAPFLNKKFIVIPRNVEETYYNKFVAPLIASFDVYAKGFDINSEKYDPIPLLSISELAGNASNLSLFDSKKPEVADSGKMVFELAFKYGPFTFKANNIGPVSVTVEKDGDNYTFHRVKRKLDDEKEVIQFLQESGLQLRNFKATLSKTVAFAWLDEHRDDLDSRNFRITQKGKSEKKYFIGEYRIKVEVKENIDWFDIHAVIQFGEYEISFKELRKFILKKKMEITLPNGEIAVIPESWLTEYSELFAFAEEDENGIPKLKKHHLALVQDLESGNLAKVTMSRKLESLKGFEKIDDTHVPGHFKGELRPYQKAGYNWLMFLNQYKFGGCLADDMGLGKTVQTLTMLQAQKEAGVEGASMLIMPTSLIYNWEVEAKKFTPKLKVFIYTGTNRDKDPRKFAKYDVIITSYGIVRLDIDILTEYYFNYIILDESQAIKNPASNIAKAVRRLNSRNRLILTGTPLENSTMDLWSQMHFINPGLLGSQNFFKNEFLNPIEKKQDENKMKKLNAIIKPFILRRHKSQVATELPEKVENIQYSPLTDDQEKEYEKVKSFYRNKILENIESQGLNKSQLLLLQGLTKLRQIANHPKMVDQEYEGDSGKMEDVILKLDNAIRDDHKILIFSQFVKHLSILADHLKERKIDFAYLDGSTKDRQGQVERFQNTPELKVFLISLKAGGLGLNLTKADYVFILDPWWNPAIEAQAVDRAHRIGQENKVFTYKFITKNTVEEKILALQSHKKKLASDLITTEESFVKSLSQSDIESLLS from the coding sequence ATGAAAGTATCAGCAGCACAACCATTTCAGATAATCTACTCATTATACCAGCACGAATATCTTGGATATTTATTCGAGTCGTTCGTGGTGCATCTGGACGATAAGGGCAAGTTAACCTTACAGCACCAGAATATATCCGCTAAAAACGCAAAGGAGTTTAAATCAGGTTTAGACAACACTGATTATGAGCTTATTGAGCTTATGGACTCTATGCAGCAAGGCGCAGTTATTAAATATTTCAACAAGAAAAATGTAAAGCCGGAAGAGTTCTTTCCAAAAATCTATGATTCATCCAAGGGCAATGAAATGCTACAGAGTGAAATAGAAAACTACATGGAAAGAAGAAGAGCCAAGGTACTGGAAAGACTCCAGGGCAAATGGGTCTTCGAAATGGGTAACGATGGCGAACCGGCCTGGAAACAGATCGAAGTGCTTGATAAGAAAGCTACTGTTCTGTTTCATTTTAGAAGAAATGATGATAACACCCACTATTTCCCTACCATAAAATATGACGGTGAAAAGGTGGATTTTCAATATAATGGAGCTTACATTATTTGCAAGAGCCCGGCTTGGATGGTTCTGGATGGCAAACTTTATTCTTTTGAGAAAGATGTTGATGGAAAGAAATTAGCACCTTTCCTAAATAAAAAGTTTATAGTGATACCTCGAAATGTAGAAGAAACCTACTACAATAAGTTCGTGGCTCCACTTATTGCTTCTTTTGATGTTTATGCCAAAGGCTTTGATATAAACAGCGAAAAATATGATCCAATTCCGCTATTGTCTATTTCAGAATTAGCCGGAAATGCATCTAATCTAAGCTTATTTGATTCTAAAAAGCCAGAGGTAGCCGATAGCGGCAAAATGGTATTTGAGCTCGCTTTCAAATACGGACCTTTCACTTTTAAGGCCAATAACATAGGCCCTGTAAGTGTGACCGTGGAAAAAGACGGAGATAACTACACCTTCCACAGAGTAAAGCGTAAGCTAGACGATGAAAAAGAAGTGATACAGTTTCTTCAAGAATCTGGGCTTCAGCTTAGAAACTTCAAAGCTACTTTAAGCAAAACTGTGGCTTTTGCATGGCTAGATGAGCACCGTGATGATCTAGATAGTAGAAATTTCAGGATTACTCAAAAAGGTAAATCTGAGAAAAAATACTTTATTGGCGAGTACCGCATAAAAGTTGAAGTAAAAGAAAATATTGACTGGTTCGACATTCATGCTGTGATCCAGTTTGGTGAATATGAAATCTCCTTTAAAGAATTAAGAAAGTTCATTCTTAAAAAGAAAATGGAGATCACATTGCCAAATGGTGAAATTGCAGTTATACCAGAATCGTGGCTTACGGAATATTCCGAGTTATTCGCTTTTGCTGAAGAAGACGAGAACGGCATTCCTAAGCTTAAAAAACATCACCTGGCTTTGGTTCAGGACCTTGAGAGTGGCAACCTGGCCAAAGTGACTATGAGTAGAAAACTCGAGTCACTGAAAGGTTTCGAAAAAATCGATGACACCCATGTGCCCGGACATTTCAAAGGTGAATTAAGACCTTACCAGAAAGCTGGTTATAACTGGCTGATGTTCCTTAATCAATACAAATTTGGTGGTTGTCTTGCTGATGATATGGGTCTTGGTAAGACAGTACAGACACTCACCATGCTACAGGCTCAAAAAGAGGCTGGAGTAGAAGGAGCGTCTATGCTAATCATGCCTACTTCATTGATTTATAACTGGGAAGTAGAAGCTAAAAAGTTTACACCGAAGCTGAAGGTTTTCATTTATACTGGTACCAATAGGGATAAAGACCCAAGGAAATTTGCCAAGTATGATGTTATCATAACCTCATATGGAATAGTAAGATTAGATATTGATATTTTAACAGAATACTATTTCAACTATATTATCCTGGATGAATCTCAAGCTATTAAGAATCCTGCATCTAACATTGCTAAGGCTGTGAGAAGATTAAATAGCAGAAACCGTTTAATCTTAACGGGTACTCCTCTGGAGAACAGCACTATGGACCTATGGTCTCAAATGCACTTCATCAACCCAGGATTACTTGGTAGCCAGAACTTCTTCAAGAATGAGTTTTTAAATCCTATTGAAAAGAAGCAGGATGAGAACAAGATGAAAAAGCTTAATGCTATCATCAAACCATTCATTCTGAGAAGACATAAATCTCAAGTGGCGACTGAATTACCTGAAAAGGTTGAGAACATTCAATATAGCCCGCTTACCGATGACCAGGAAAAAGAATACGAAAAGGTAAAATCTTTCTATCGCAACAAGATTCTTGAAAATATTGAGTCACAAGGACTTAATAAGTCGCAACTTCTGCTTTTACAAGGCTTAACCAAACTTAGACAGATTGCTAATCACCCTAAAATGGTAGATCAGGAATATGAAGGTGATTCGGGTAAGATGGAAGACGTGATTTTGAAACTAGATAATGCCATTAGGGATGATCATAAGATTCTAATATTCAGTCAGTTTGTAAAGCACCTTTCTATTCTGGCAGATCATTTAAAAGAGCGAAAAATAGATTTTGCTTATCTGGATGGATCTACGAAAGACAGACAAGGGCAAGTGGAAAGGTTCCAGAACACACCTGAGCTTAAGGTATTCCTTATTTCCTTGAAGGCTGGTGGTTTAGGTCTTAACCTTACAAAAGCCGATTATGTATTTATACTAGATCCGTGGTGGAACCCAGCAATAGAAGCTCAGGCAGTAGATAGAGCACACAGAATAGGACAGGAGAATAAAGTATTCACCTATAAGTTTATCACTAAAAACACGGTAGAGGAAAAGATTCTGGCTTTGCAAAGTCATAAGAAGAAACTTGCCAGTGATCTAATCACAACTGAAGAAAGTTTTGTGAAAAGTCTTTCACAGTCTGATATAGAATCACTACTATCGTAA
- a CDS encoding FtsX-like permease family protein translates to MNLPFFIARKYFLSKRKRNFINVISLLSLGIVAICTAALIIVLSVFNGLEGLLRSLYTAFDPQIKIEATEGKSFIYSSEMASAIKSTEGVDIITEVIEDYAYVRYRDADMVVIIKGVSDNFLDQNRIDSAIVGGELKLHENGLNYAIIGRGVQYTLSIMPGTDVYPLQVHYIKDVKSGSLDPSKLYSRKNILPGSVFAIEKNYDENYIFVPLNFARELLDYGDKRTSLEVKVKDDYKINDVKKELQEKLTAQFKVQNNEEQHADLYKLLNLEKLFVFIAFSFILAIGSINIFFALTMLALDKKKDISVLYAMGASNALIKKIFMAEGAIISLGGAFLGLILGGTICWLQQNYGLISMGMETSVLENYPVRMALNDFIYTSGSIIFITLLISYRPAVIATRYNSASNL, encoded by the coding sequence TTGAATTTACCTTTCTTTATAGCCCGCAAATACTTCCTCTCTAAGAGAAAAAGGAATTTCATTAATGTTATTTCGCTTCTTTCATTAGGAATAGTAGCCATTTGTACTGCTGCACTTATTATTGTGCTATCTGTATTCAATGGTCTGGAGGGGCTATTAAGATCCTTGTACACAGCTTTTGATCCTCAAATTAAAATAGAAGCTACAGAAGGTAAGTCATTCATTTATTCTTCAGAAATGGCCTCTGCAATAAAATCTACCGAAGGCGTAGATATTATAACCGAAGTCATTGAAGATTATGCTTATGTCCGTTATAGAGATGCGGATATGGTGGTGATTATCAAAGGTGTTAGTGATAACTTTCTTGATCAAAACAGAATAGACTCAGCCATTGTAGGGGGTGAGCTCAAACTCCATGAAAATGGACTAAACTATGCCATTATTGGAAGAGGCGTTCAATATACATTATCCATTATGCCAGGCACTGATGTATATCCCCTGCAAGTACATTACATAAAAGATGTTAAGTCAGGCTCTTTAGATCCCAGTAAGCTATATAGTCGGAAAAATATTTTACCAGGAAGCGTTTTTGCCATTGAGAAAAACTACGATGAAAACTATATTTTCGTGCCTCTTAACTTTGCCCGTGAGCTACTGGACTATGGAGATAAGCGGACATCTTTAGAAGTAAAAGTTAAAGACGATTATAAGATAAACGATGTAAAAAAAGAATTACAAGAGAAACTCACAGCCCAGTTTAAAGTTCAAAATAATGAAGAGCAGCACGCAGATCTCTATAAGCTTCTGAACCTCGAGAAACTTTTCGTGTTCATCGCCTTCTCTTTTATCCTTGCCATTGGGTCTATTAATATTTTCTTCGCTCTTACCATGTTAGCACTGGATAAGAAGAAAGACATCTCAGTACTTTATGCTATGGGAGCTAGTAATGCACTGATTAAAAAGATATTTATGGCTGAAGGAGCCATTATTTCCTTAGGTGGTGCCTTCCTCGGATTGATCCTTGGAGGGACTATTTGCTGGCTTCAGCAAAACTACGGATTGATCTCAATGGGTATGGAAACTTCAGTTTTAGAAAACTATCCTGTAAGAATGGCGTTAAATGATTTCATATACACCTCTGGGAGTATTATATTTATAACTCTACTCATTTCTTACAGACCTGCCGTAATTGCTACTCGTTACAATTCGGCATCCAACCTATAA
- the rbfA gene encoding 30S ribosome-binding factor RbfA has product MNESKRQQKFSRLIQKDFSDIIQKDKQGIFSNSFVTVADVKMSPDLSVAKIYLSMMLVKDKEELLDKIDSRKSELRRDLGNKIGKQVRIVPELIFFIDEVEERASKIDKLIDDLDIPEEEDDDIND; this is encoded by the coding sequence ATGAATGAGAGTAAGAGACAACAGAAATTTTCCCGATTAATACAGAAAGACTTCAGCGATATTATTCAGAAGGATAAGCAGGGAATTTTCAGCAATTCTTTCGTTACAGTGGCTGATGTAAAAATGAGTCCGGATTTAAGTGTAGCTAAAATTTATCTTTCCATGATGCTCGTGAAAGATAAAGAAGAGTTATTAGACAAAATAGACAGCCGCAAAAGTGAGCTCAGAAGAGATCTGGGAAATAAAATAGGTAAGCAAGTAAGGATAGTTCCCGAACTTATATTTTTCATAGATGAGGTAGAAGAAAGAGCGTCTAAAATCGACAAACTAATTGATGACCTGGACATCCCTGAAGAAGAGGATGATGACATAAACGACTAA
- the rpiB gene encoding ribose 5-phosphate isomerase B, whose protein sequence is MNKTIAIGSDHAGFDYKTMMVEYLQAEGYEVKDFGTHSSDSVDYPDFAHPVSESVEKGESPLGILICGSANGVAMAANKHQGIRAAICWTEELASLAREHNNANIVCLPARFISQDLAKSIAKTFLTQDFEGGRHERRVNKISC, encoded by the coding sequence ATGAATAAAACAATTGCTATTGGCTCTGACCATGCGGGTTTTGACTATAAAACCATGATGGTAGAATACCTTCAAGCTGAAGGCTATGAAGTGAAAGATTTTGGTACTCATAGCAGCGACTCTGTTGATTATCCTGACTTTGCTCATCCTGTATCTGAATCAGTAGAAAAAGGAGAAAGTCCACTAGGTATACTTATTTGCGGAAGTGCTAATGGTGTAGCTATGGCTGCAAATAAGCACCAGGGTATCCGTGCCGCTATCTGCTGGACGGAGGAACTTGCATCTTTAGCTCGTGAGCATAACAATGCTAATATTGTATGTTTACCTGCGAGATTTATATCTCAAGACCTGGCTAAATCTATAGCCAAGACCTTTTTAACTCAAGACTTTGAAGGTGGTAGACACGAGAGAAGAGTAAATAAGATTAGCTGCTAA
- the tatC gene encoding twin-arginine translocase subunit TatC translates to MSFIDHLEELRWHLIRALAAILVFSIAAFVMKDFVFGTVIFGPAKPDFWTFKMLCKISDLINSKALCIESVPFKIQSRQMTGQFTMHITTSVITGLIVTFPYVFWEFWRFIKPGLYTTERQNTRGAVFFVTLLFAMGVLFGYYILAPLSVNFLANYTVSDIVFNEFDITSYVGTLTTLVLGSGILFQLPIVVYVLSKIGLITPELMKVYRKHAIVVILIMGAILTPPDPLSQILISLPLFGLYEASILISRYVARKQRKNELMTQKDNY, encoded by the coding sequence ATGTCTTTTATAGACCATCTCGAAGAGTTAAGATGGCACCTGATCCGCGCTCTTGCAGCTATTTTAGTTTTTTCAATAGCTGCATTTGTTATGAAAGATTTTGTGTTCGGCACAGTGATTTTTGGACCAGCCAAACCTGACTTCTGGACCTTCAAAATGCTTTGTAAGATTAGCGACCTGATCAACTCTAAGGCTTTGTGTATAGAAAGTGTTCCTTTCAAAATACAAAGCCGACAGATGACGGGGCAGTTTACCATGCACATTACTACATCGGTCATCACTGGTCTGATTGTTACTTTTCCTTATGTATTCTGGGAATTCTGGCGCTTCATAAAGCCTGGATTATATACCACAGAAAGGCAAAATACCCGAGGAGCTGTTTTCTTTGTTACTCTATTATTTGCCATGGGTGTATTATTTGGATACTACATTCTGGCTCCGCTTTCAGTGAATTTCCTTGCCAACTATACAGTAAGTGATATCGTTTTTAACGAGTTTGACATCACTTCATATGTTGGTACACTTACAACTCTTGTTCTCGGTAGTGGTATTTTATTCCAGCTCCCTATTGTGGTGTATGTACTATCCAAAATTGGCTTGATCACACCTGAATTAATGAAAGTGTACCGTAAGCACGCGATAGTGGTGATTTTGATCATGGGTGCTATACTTACTCCTCCAGATCCTTTGAGCCAGATACTCATATCATTACCTCTTTTCGGCTTGTATGAAGCTAGTATACTTATCTCACGATATGTGGCTAGAAAGCAGAGAAAAAACGAATTAATGACGCAAAAGGATAACTACTAA
- the glyA gene encoding serine hydroxymethyltransferase: MQKDTAIFDLIEKEKHRQESGIELIASENFTSPQVMEAMGTVLTNKYAEGLPGKRYYGGCEVVDEIEQLAIDRAKELFGASWVNVQPHSGAQANAAVMLAVLEAGDKILGFDLSHGGHLTHGSPVNFSGKLYKPTSYGVEKETGLIDFDKVVETAKKEKPKLIVCGASAYSRDWDYATLRKAADEVGALLLADISHPSGLIARGLLNDPLEHCHIVTTTTHKTLRGPRGGMIMIGENFENPWGLKTPKGEIKKISAILDSGVFPGTQGGPLEHVIAAKAIAYQEALSDDYLQYVVQVAKNAKVMAKAFIDKGYKIISGGTDNHMMLIDLRSKDLTGKIAENTLIKADITINKNMVPFDDQSPFVTSGMRIGTAAITTRGMKEDDMTKVVDLIDRCLTNHENDDELNQIKSEVNTWMKNFPLYK; this comes from the coding sequence ATGCAAAAAGATACAGCAATCTTCGACCTAATTGAAAAAGAAAAGCACAGACAAGAGTCTGGCATAGAGCTAATTGCTTCAGAAAACTTTACCTCACCACAAGTGATGGAAGCTATGGGCACCGTGCTTACTAACAAATATGCAGAGGGCCTGCCAGGCAAGAGGTATTATGGTGGTTGTGAAGTGGTGGATGAGATTGAGCAGTTGGCCATCGATAGAGCTAAAGAGCTTTTTGGTGCTAGCTGGGTAAATGTGCAGCCGCACTCTGGAGCTCAGGCTAATGCCGCAGTGATGCTAGCCGTATTAGAAGCAGGTGATAAAATATTGGGCTTTGACCTATCTCATGGAGGTCACCTTACTCACGGCTCACCGGTAAACTTTTCAGGTAAGCTTTACAAGCCAACTTCTTACGGTGTAGAAAAAGAAACCGGCCTTATCGATTTTGATAAAGTTGTAGAAACTGCTAAGAAAGAAAAGCCTAAGTTAATTGTATGTGGAGCTTCCGCTTACAGCCGTGACTGGGACTACGCAACATTAAGAAAAGCTGCAGACGAGGTAGGAGCTTTATTATTAGCAGATATTTCACATCCATCAGGGCTTATTGCCAGAGGATTATTAAATGATCCATTGGAGCATTGCCATATTGTTACCACTACTACTCACAAAACCTTGAGAGGACCAAGAGGTGGAATGATAATGATAGGTGAAAACTTTGAAAACCCTTGGGGACTAAAAACTCCTAAAGGAGAAATAAAGAAAATTTCTGCCATATTAGATTCTGGTGTATTCCCAGGGACACAAGGCGGACCATTAGAGCACGTAATTGCCGCTAAAGCCATAGCTTATCAAGAAGCATTAAGCGATGACTACTTACAATATGTAGTTCAGGTAGCTAAAAATGCTAAAGTAATGGCCAAAGCATTTATCGATAAAGGTTATAAAATCATTTCTGGAGGAACAGATAACCACATGATGTTAATAGATCTGAGATCTAAAGACTTAACTGGTAAAATTGCTGAGAACACTTTGATCAAAGCTGACATTACTATTAATAAGAACATGGTTCCTTTTGATGATCAGTCTCCATTTGTTACTTCAGGTATGAGAATAGGTACTGCTGCCATCACTACCAGAGGTATGAAAGAAGATGATATGACCAAAGTGGTTGATTTAATAGACAGATGTCTTACTAACCACGAAAATGATGATGAACTTAACCAGATTAAATCTGAGGTTAATACCTGGATGAAAAACTTCCCGTTATATAAATAG
- a CDS encoding head GIN domain-containing protein — MKTNLPNLFAILILLFCLSCDSMVQEHGNGNITSKEFQFESFDKVDISGAFEVHLRKASTTGVTITTDENLHEFIKTELDEDVLKIWSERNLDSDEPILLEVNYDKLQGISAGGASSIEGQDQITGDYLRVEMSGAGAIDLDVSLKALRVSISGAGAMDLKGEVLEQYIDMSGAGSLEAFGLKSQTCEIELSGVGGASVFVEKRLEATVSGVGGVSYKGDPENVISNVSGIGSISKADD, encoded by the coding sequence ATGAAAACCAATCTACCTAACTTATTTGCTATTCTAATCCTTCTATTCTGCCTTAGCTGCGACAGCATGGTGCAGGAGCATGGTAATGGAAATATTACCTCTAAAGAATTTCAGTTCGAGTCTTTTGATAAAGTTGATATCAGTGGTGCTTTCGAAGTTCACTTACGAAAAGCATCTACCACTGGAGTAACCATTACTACTGATGAAAATCTTCATGAGTTCATAAAGACAGAGCTAGATGAAGATGTTTTGAAAATATGGTCGGAAAGAAATCTGGACAGCGATGAGCCTATTTTACTAGAGGTGAACTATGATAAACTACAGGGTATATCTGCAGGTGGAGCATCTTCCATAGAGGGACAAGACCAGATTACAGGAGATTATCTAAGAGTTGAAATGTCTGGCGCCGGTGCTATTGATCTTGATGTATCTTTAAAAGCATTAAGAGTAAGTATTTCTGGAGCCGGAGCAATGGATCTAAAAGGAGAAGTTTTGGAGCAGTATATAGATATGAGTGGTGCGGGTAGTTTGGAAGCATTTGGTCTTAAGAGCCAGACATGCGAGATCGAACTTAGTGGCGTAGGTGGTGCTTCGGTGTTCGTAGAGAAGAGATTGGAAGCTACTGTAAGTGGGGTAGGTGGAGTCTCATATAAAGGAGACCCCGAAAATGTTATTTCCAATGTGTCAGGCATTGGATCTATTAGTAAAGCAGATGACTAA
- a CDS encoding pyridoxine 5'-phosphate synthase: MTRLSVNINKFATLRNARGGNNPDVVKTALDCERFGAQGITVHPRPDERHIRYNDVIELKKVISTEFNIEGYPDDRYMELVQKTKPAQATLVPDGPHVLTSNAGWDTVSHYSFLQEIVTELKNQGVRASIFVDPDPKMVEMAAKMGADRVELYTESYATAYLADKEKAIAPFKEAAKAAHEAGIGINAGHDLDLDNLAYLAKEISEIDEVSIGHALVCDAIYLGLENTIQMYLKQLQV, from the coding sequence ATGACTCGGTTAAGTGTAAATATCAATAAATTCGCCACATTACGAAACGCCCGTGGGGGCAATAATCCCGACGTTGTAAAGACGGCTCTGGATTGTGAAAGGTTTGGAGCACAGGGAATTACGGTTCATCCAAGACCTGATGAAAGGCACATCAGATACAATGATGTGATAGAACTTAAAAAAGTGATTTCCACGGAATTTAACATAGAAGGCTACCCGGATGACCGTTACATGGAATTGGTTCAGAAAACCAAACCAGCTCAAGCTACTTTGGTACCCGACGGACCACATGTATTAACTTCTAATGCTGGCTGGGATACAGTTAGTCATTATTCTTTCCTACAAGAAATTGTAACAGAGCTAAAGAATCAAGGTGTAAGGGCATCAATCTTTGTTGATCCTGACCCTAAAATGGTAGAAATGGCAGCAAAAATGGGCGCTGACCGTGTAGAGCTATATACTGAGAGTTATGCAACGGCCTATCTTGCTGATAAAGAAAAAGCCATCGCTCCATTTAAAGAAGCCGCCAAAGCGGCCCATGAGGCAGGCATTGGAATAAACGCTGGCCACGATCTCGACCTTGACAACCTCGCCTATCTCGCTAAAGAAATATCTGAAATAGATGAGGTTTCAATTGGTCATGCGCTAGTTTGTGATGCTATTTATCTGGGCTTGGAGAATACAATACAAATGTATCTGAAGCAACTGCAGGTTTAG
- a CDS encoding GatB/YqeY domain-containing protein, producing the protein MSLKQQIDQDIKSAMLAKKKEELTALRAIKSAILLAETEKGGGEGLNEDAEIKLLTKAAKQRKESAELYDKEGRADLADKEKFEYEVISRYLPAQLSEEELKAEIEAIISQVGAAGPQDMGKVMGVASKQLAGKADGKMIASVVKDSLNK; encoded by the coding sequence ATGAGCCTGAAACAACAAATTGATCAAGATATAAAGAGCGCCATGCTGGCAAAGAAGAAGGAAGAACTTACCGCTTTAAGAGCTATAAAGTCTGCTATTTTGCTAGCTGAGACCGAAAAAGGTGGTGGTGAAGGTCTTAATGAAGACGCAGAAATAAAACTTCTAACTAAGGCGGCTAAGCAAAGAAAGGAGTCTGCAGAACTTTATGATAAAGAGGGGAGAGCAGATTTAGCAGATAAAGAAAAGTTCGAATACGAGGTAATCAGCAGATATCTTCCAGCTCAACTTTCTGAAGAAGAACTTAAGGCTGAAATAGAAGCCATTATCAGTCAGGTAGGAGCAGCCGGTCCTCAGGATATGGGGAAGGTAATGGGTGTAGCCTCTAAGCAGTTAGCAGGTAAAGCTGATGGTAAAATGATAGCTAGTGTGGTTAAAGATTCTCTGAATAAGTAA